From Chryseobacterium gallinarum, one genomic window encodes:
- a CDS encoding serine hydrolase domain-containing protein produces MKQFILTTLALSISIMVFSQKAEQSALIDQYVKEMITINQIPGLAIGVIKDDKIIFQQYYGRETLESDKKVDSNSMFRIYSTSKLMSNVGVFQLVEKGQLSLEDNISKYIENLPKEWQDVKVKHLLTHSSGIPNLIAYNDILADDSHAKVIERLAKEKMEFKTGNQFSYNQTNYFLLTMIIEKITGQSFEDFIINNQFSDAKNQVVFSSNALETIPHRVVKYNYNAAKEQYEKSTDVNGTRAHSANGIAITLPAFLKWSIHLSKNELLHQKTKEMMWQPFDFGNKKDVFSYGWDITKVNNITSYNFSGGNVSSYKIYPKNNLAIVMMSNGYSLFPVQYRIVNHIAAIIDKSLADDYSLAEETIISEFSKKNNPDAEKIYYSMKAKNSKWNFENTLNEIGYILLRNSRIDEAVKVFSLNAKENPQSANAFDSLGEGYFLSKNYALALENYKKSLALNPDNTNAVNMIHKLEDLMKKK; encoded by the coding sequence ATGAAGCAATTCATTTTGACCACATTAGCGTTAAGTATTTCTATAATGGTCTTCTCTCAGAAAGCTGAACAATCGGCATTGATTGATCAGTATGTGAAAGAAATGATTACCATCAACCAGATCCCTGGTTTGGCTATTGGAGTCATAAAAGATGATAAGATTATTTTCCAGCAATATTATGGCAGAGAAACGCTGGAAAGTGATAAAAAGGTTGATTCAAATTCAATGTTCAGGATATATTCCACTTCAAAATTGATGTCAAATGTTGGTGTTTTTCAACTGGTTGAAAAAGGTCAATTATCTTTAGAAGACAATATTTCAAAGTATATTGAAAACCTCCCTAAAGAATGGCAGGATGTTAAAGTAAAACATCTATTGACGCATTCTTCTGGAATTCCTAATCTTATTGCTTATAATGATATTTTAGCAGATGATTCTCATGCCAAGGTTATTGAAAGACTGGCTAAGGAAAAAATGGAATTTAAAACAGGAAATCAATTCAGTTATAACCAGACCAATTATTTTCTTCTTACCATGATTATCGAAAAAATCACGGGACAGTCTTTTGAAGATTTCATTATAAACAACCAGTTTTCAGATGCTAAAAACCAGGTTGTTTTTTCTTCAAATGCTCTTGAAACAATCCCCCATCGTGTTGTAAAATACAATTACAATGCTGCAAAAGAACAATATGAAAAATCCACAGATGTTAATGGAACTCGGGCTCATTCCGCCAATGGAATAGCAATCACACTTCCTGCCTTTTTAAAATGGAGCATCCATCTTAGTAAAAATGAGTTACTTCATCAAAAAACCAAAGAAATGATGTGGCAGCCTTTTGATTTCGGTAATAAAAAAGATGTTTTTTCCTACGGATGGGACATTACGAAAGTAAATAATATAACCTCTTACAATTTTTCCGGTGGCAATGTAAGCTCCTATAAAATTTATCCGAAAAATAATCTGGCAATAGTTATGATGTCTAACGGATACAGTTTATTTCCTGTTCAATACCGGATTGTCAATCACATTGCAGCTATTATTGATAAAAGTTTAGCAGACGACTATTCATTAGCAGAAGAAACCATCATCTCTGAATTTTCAAAAAAAAATAATCCTGATGCAGAAAAAATCTACTATTCAATGAAAGCAAAAAATTCAAAATGGAATTTTGAAAACACATTGAATGAAATAGGTTATATTCTTTTGAGAAATTCGAGAATTGATGAAGCCGTTAAGGTATTTTCTTTAAATGCCAAGGAAAATCCACAATCGGCAAATGCCTTTGACAGCTTGGGTGAAGGTTACTTTTTATCCAAAAATTATGCTTTAGCTTTAGAGAATTATAAAAAATCCTTAGCATTAAATCCTGATAATACCAATGCTGTAAATATGATTCATAAGCTAGAAGATCTGATGAAAAAGAAATAA
- a CDS encoding chloride channel protein, translating into MLKILVLIRRSIKNSFDNIRNEQLKYNLLQAIPFWIGSVITGFFAVLYAQLFAWGENLLNFILDWHTWMIFIIAPVGFVLSWWLVKEFAPNAKGSGIPQVMAAVELANPKEHKKIRSLLSLKIIIFKIISSVVLVIGGGAVGREGPTIQIAGSVFRKVNEYLPDWWPKISKKNMIMTGAAAGLAAAFNTPLGGIVFAVEELSKTHINYFKTALFTAVIIAGLTAQTLAGSYLYLGYPKTNDVSLMIMFPIILVAATAGILASQLSVVMLKINGWKKKTLKTDKANVIFLIACALFIASIAYFINREILGSGKEIMERVLFTKDKHEDWYVPVLRMLGPALSFTSGGAGGIFAPALTAGASIGSVISGAIHLTPNETNVVILGGMVAFLTGITRAPFTSAIIVLEMTDRHSLIFHLMLAGMVSSIASILVSRHSLYDVLKVNFLTEIRQRD; encoded by the coding sequence ATGCTGAAAATCCTTGTCCTGATACGAAGATCCATTAAAAATTCCTTTGATAATATCCGCAATGAACAGCTGAAGTACAACCTTCTTCAGGCCATTCCTTTCTGGATAGGCTCAGTGATTACCGGCTTTTTTGCTGTATTATATGCACAACTATTTGCCTGGGGAGAAAACCTCCTGAATTTCATTCTTGACTGGCATACGTGGATGATATTTATCATTGCTCCTGTAGGTTTTGTGCTTTCATGGTGGCTGGTAAAAGAATTTGCTCCCAATGCCAAAGGAAGTGGTATCCCGCAAGTGATGGCCGCAGTGGAACTGGCCAATCCTAAAGAACATAAAAAGATCAGAAGCCTTTTAAGCCTTAAAATCATCATTTTTAAAATTATTTCCTCAGTAGTTCTGGTGATCGGAGGTGGTGCCGTAGGACGTGAAGGTCCTACCATTCAGATTGCCGGCTCGGTTTTCAGAAAAGTAAACGAATATCTTCCGGATTGGTGGCCTAAAATCTCCAAGAAAAATATGATCATGACAGGAGCTGCGGCCGGGCTTGCTGCTGCTTTTAACACTCCTCTCGGAGGAATTGTTTTCGCTGTAGAGGAATTGTCGAAAACACATATCAATTATTTTAAAACAGCTTTATTTACGGCGGTTATTATCGCCGGCTTAACTGCCCAAACCCTGGCCGGGTCTTATTTATATCTGGGTTATCCAAAAACAAATGATGTTTCTTTAATGATCATGTTTCCGATCATTCTGGTGGCTGCCACAGCCGGGATTCTTGCCAGCCAGCTTTCCGTGGTTATGCTAAAAATTAACGGCTGGAAAAAGAAAACACTGAAAACAGATAAAGCTAATGTTATTTTCCTGATTGCATGTGCTTTGTTTATAGCCTCTATCGCTTATTTTATTAACAGAGAAATCCTGGGCTCCGGAAAAGAAATTATGGAGCGTGTCCTTTTCACCAAAGACAAACATGAAGATTGGTATGTCCCGGTTTTAAGAATGCTGGGCCCTGCCCTGTCTTTCACTTCCGGAGGTGCAGGAGGAATTTTTGCTCCGGCTCTTACTGCGGGGGCCAGTATTGGTTCCGTTATTTCAGGAGCAATTCATCTCACTCCCAATGAAACCAATGTAGTCATTCTTGGTGGGATGGTTGCTTTCCTTACAGGAATTACCAGAGCGCCGTTTACATCAGCCATCATTGTATTGGAAATGACCGACAGACATTCACTGATTTTTCATCTGATGCTGGCCGGGATGGTTTCTTCTATTGCCTCTATTTTGGTAAGCAGGCATTCTTTATATGATGTTTTGAAAGTGAATTTTTTAACAGAAATCAGGCAACGTGATTAG
- the rpsF gene encoding 30S ribosomal protein S6, with protein sequence MNNYETVFILTPVLSESQVEEAVNKYVDLIKEKNCEIVAKENWGLKKLAYPIQLKKNGFYTLIEFKGEGSVVADLELAFKRDERVIRYLTTKLDKHAVEYAVTRRAKVKAAKA encoded by the coding sequence ATGAACAATTACGAAACTGTTTTCATTTTAACTCCCGTTCTATCTGAGTCACAGGTAGAGGAAGCAGTGAACAAGTATGTAGATCTTATCAAAGAAAAGAACTGCGAAATCGTTGCTAAAGAAAACTGGGGATTAAAAAAATTAGCTTATCCAATCCAATTGAAAAAGAACGGATTTTACACTTTAATTGAATTTAAAGGAGAAGGTTCTGTAGTTGCTGATTTAGAATTAGCATTCAAGCGTGACGAAAGAGTAATCCGTTACCTTACTACAAAACTTGACAAACACGCTGTTGAGTACGCTGTAACTAGAAGAGCAAAAGTAAAAGCAGCTAAAGCTTAA
- the rpsR gene encoding 30S ribosomal protein S18 has translation MAIDEMAKQASAGGESEVKFLTPLDINTKSEKKYCRFKKYGIKHVDYKDADFLLQFVNEQGKILPRRYTGTSLKYQRKVSAAIKRARHLALLPYVADLLK, from the coding sequence ATGGCAATAGATGAAATGGCTAAACAAGCCTCAGCAGGAGGAGAATCAGAAGTAAAATTCCTTACTCCGCTTGATATCAATACAAAATCTGAAAAGAAATATTGTAGATTCAAAAAATACGGAATTAAGCACGTTGATTACAAAGATGCTGATTTCTTATTACAGTTCGTGAACGAGCAAGGTAAAATTTTACCAAGAAGATACACCGGAACTTCTTTAAAATACCAAAGAAAAGTTTCTGCTGCTATCAAAAGAGCAAGACACCTTGCATTACTACCATACGTAGCTGACTTATTAAAATAA
- the rplI gene encoding 50S ribosomal protein L9, with protein sequence MEIILKKDVENLGLEFDTVNVKPGYARNFLIPQGFALLATPKNKAALEATLEARKEEEAKLIAAANAVVDQLKKTSITIPAKVGSGDKLFGSINNADLSAALEKAGVSVEKKYIKIPGNTIKRTGKFSALIRLHRNVEYNYEFDIVSDAPVEAAPAKKEEAKTEEA encoded by the coding sequence ATGGAAATTATCCTAAAAAAAGACGTAGAAAACTTAGGACTTGAGTTTGATACAGTAAACGTAAAGCCAGGTTATGCTAGAAACTTCTTAATCCCTCAAGGATTTGCACTTTTAGCTACCCCTAAAAACAAAGCTGCTTTAGAAGCTACATTAGAAGCCAGAAAAGAAGAAGAAGCTAAATTAATCGCTGCTGCTAACGCTGTAGTTGATCAATTGAAGAAAACTTCTATCACTATTCCTGCAAAAGTAGGTAGCGGTGATAAACTATTCGGATCTATCAACAATGCTGATCTATCTGCTGCTTTAGAAAAAGCTGGTGTTTCTGTAGAGAAAAAATACATCAAAATCCCTGGTAACACAATCAAAAGAACTGGTAAATTCTCAGCTCTTATCAGACTTCACAGAAATGTTGAGTACAATTATGAGTTTGATATCGTTTCTGATGCTCCGGTTGAAGCTGCTCCTGCTAAAAAAGAAGAAGCTAAAACTGAAGAAGCTTAA
- a CDS encoding helix-turn-helix domain-containing protein, which translates to MNDSHFQAVEDDDAEFYVYHVLTGNITTDIHYHSSAQLVYAEGGIVHVFTDLKHWYLPARCFMWIPAGTPHYLFSTSPKVDLYNFYFKKEKNESGFFDEINIYSVNELLREMILYTKDWDGKITKNDGSKYYFLKALKGILPEKRDKKLAFPVQHPFPKDETLLKIARYIHANLEKPLTIESTAKEFGMSTRTLSRKFKEILGMNYVRFLRALRITRSLELMLEGKYNMYEIAMMVGYNSLSSFSNIFKKVIGVAPTEYQQKLRGDR; encoded by the coding sequence ATGAATGACAGTCATTTTCAGGCAGTAGAAGACGATGATGCTGAATTTTACGTGTATCATGTGCTTACGGGAAATATTACCACGGATATTCATTATCACAGTTCTGCACAGCTGGTCTATGCGGAAGGGGGAATTGTACATGTTTTTACAGATTTAAAACATTGGTATCTTCCGGCAAGATGCTTTATGTGGATTCCTGCGGGCACGCCTCATTATCTATTTTCTACAAGCCCTAAAGTAGATCTGTATAATTTTTACTTTAAAAAAGAAAAAAATGAAAGTGGCTTTTTTGATGAAATTAATATTTATTCAGTCAATGAGCTGCTAAGGGAAATGATTTTATATACCAAAGACTGGGATGGGAAAATCACAAAAAATGATGGATCTAAGTATTATTTTCTTAAAGCGTTAAAAGGAATTCTACCTGAAAAAAGAGATAAAAAACTGGCATTTCCTGTACAACATCCTTTTCCCAAAGATGAAACATTACTGAAGATTGCAAGATATATTCATGCCAACCTGGAAAAGCCCCTTACCATTGAATCTACGGCCAAAGAGTTCGGAATGAGTACCCGAACCCTTTCCAGAAAGTTTAAAGAGATTCTGGGCATGAATTACGTCCGGTTTTTAAGAGCTTTAAGAATTACCCGTTCCCTTGAATTGATGCTGGAAGGAAAATACAATATGTACGAAATTGCAATGATGGTAGGTTACAACAGTCTGTCATCTTTCAGCAATATTTTTAAAAAAGTGATTGGGGTTGCGCCAACGGAGTATCAGCAGAAATTAAGAGGAGACCGGTAG
- a CDS encoding TolC family protein, whose amino-acid sequence MIDYHNLGLQQAIKIGLKNNKNIRISHLKQEMSVTKEKDLAMERLPDIEFHTSYNQVTNLFQYQNGVFNTPAKYDVINGMYDFTLSASIPVYMGGKIKNTEKKAAIDTEISALKTHRDERQLTMEIITAFLQIHHLKEQQNLINDKMKEDSVNIKQVKVLKANGVVTINEVLRTSLQLSNHKMSWTELDNDIQIAEHKLKTILSLPEKQEIHVNTEDLISDKAAIPYIDELIETALNKNESVEISHKNLSLKELDQKITKANYLPKVTAGGEYFLKYPNMMFFPPEPYAYRLGMVGVNLTYPIENLYKNKYKMQEARENIDLARLQVEENEEKIRHSVYEAYKRFEETDQKVKIAEEAIDQAKENYRIVKTKYANKLSLITELIDADNAYLEAESNLISVKINRQLKYYQLQYTIGNL is encoded by the coding sequence ATGATAGACTATCACAACCTTGGCTTACAACAAGCTATTAAGATAGGCTTGAAAAACAACAAAAATATCCGGATCAGCCATCTGAAACAGGAAATGTCTGTTACAAAAGAGAAGGATCTTGCAATGGAAAGGCTTCCGGACATTGAATTCCATACCAGTTATAATCAGGTAACCAATCTTTTCCAATACCAGAATGGTGTATTCAATACCCCTGCAAAATACGATGTCATCAATGGAATGTATGATTTTACCTTATCAGCTTCCATTCCGGTATATATGGGTGGAAAAATAAAAAACACCGAAAAGAAAGCAGCTATTGATACGGAAATCTCTGCATTAAAAACCCATCGGGATGAAAGACAGCTTACCATGGAAATTATTACAGCTTTTCTGCAGATTCATCATTTAAAAGAGCAACAAAACCTTATCAATGACAAGATGAAAGAAGATTCCGTGAACATTAAACAGGTAAAAGTACTGAAAGCGAATGGTGTTGTAACGATAAATGAAGTATTAAGAACTTCTTTACAGCTATCCAATCATAAAATGAGCTGGACGGAGCTGGATAATGATATCCAGATTGCCGAACACAAATTGAAAACCATACTTTCACTACCTGAAAAGCAAGAAATACATGTAAATACGGAAGACCTTATTTCAGACAAAGCAGCAATACCCTACATCGATGAGCTGATAGAAACTGCTTTGAATAAAAATGAATCTGTTGAAATCTCCCACAAAAACCTTTCTTTAAAAGAGCTGGATCAAAAGATAACCAAGGCTAATTATTTACCGAAGGTGACAGCGGGTGGAGAATATTTTCTGAAATATCCCAATATGATGTTTTTTCCTCCGGAACCTTATGCCTATCGTCTGGGAATGGTGGGAGTGAATCTTACCTATCCTATAGAAAACCTGTATAAGAACAAATACAAAATGCAGGAGGCCAGGGAAAACATTGATCTGGCCAGACTTCAGGTTGAAGAGAACGAAGAAAAAATAAGGCATAGCGTCTATGAAGCTTACAAAAGGTTTGAGGAAACAGACCAGAAGGTAAAAATTGCTGAAGAAGCTATTGACCAGGCTAAAGAGAATTACCGTATTGTAAAAACCAAATACGCCAACAAACTCAGCCTGATTACGGAACTCATTGATGCAGACAATGCTTATCTGGAAGCCGAATCTAATCTTATCTCTGTAAAAATTAACCGACAGCTCAAATATTATCAACTCCAATATACGATAGGAAACTTATAA
- a CDS encoding HlyD family secretion protein, with product MAKKQLTQKEKRINRVITLLAWILIISGITGMVSFYLFSRKNVTTNDAQIEQYITPVSSKVSGFIKTIKFNENQFVHQGDTLIVIDNREFVNQVHMAEASLHANTENITTIQSGVTTKESDTRIIEAKIASAKIDIWKNEQDYKRYQNLLAEDAATEQEFENVKASYEQAKANLLALEQQKNAIKAGANEQQTKVAPAKSQIQQSAASLNNAKLFLSYTVITAPYDGWVGKKTIQEGQLIKEGQALVQIVSKEKWIIANYKETQLGQIDPKQEVTITADAYPDIEFKGKIVSVSPASGSQFSLVKPDNATGNFVKIEQRFPVKIILDNNKENEKLLSGMNVLVSAKKI from the coding sequence ATGGCAAAAAAACAACTGACACAAAAGGAAAAAAGAATCAACAGGGTCATCACGTTACTGGCCTGGATCCTGATCATAAGCGGAATAACAGGAATGGTAAGTTTTTATCTTTTTTCGAGAAAAAATGTAACTACGAATGATGCACAGATTGAGCAATATATTACTCCCGTATCCAGCAAAGTATCAGGATTCATCAAAACGATAAAATTTAATGAAAATCAGTTTGTACATCAGGGAGACACGTTAATTGTCATTGACAACAGGGAGTTTGTCAATCAGGTACATATGGCAGAGGCGAGTCTTCATGCCAATACTGAAAATATTACAACCATTCAGAGTGGTGTTACTACGAAGGAAAGTGATACCAGGATTATAGAAGCGAAAATTGCTTCTGCAAAAATTGATATCTGGAAAAATGAACAGGATTATAAAAGATATCAGAATCTGTTGGCGGAAGATGCTGCCACAGAACAAGAGTTTGAGAATGTGAAAGCTTCCTATGAACAGGCCAAAGCGAATCTTCTGGCTCTGGAGCAACAAAAAAACGCAATAAAAGCAGGTGCTAATGAACAACAAACGAAAGTAGCTCCTGCAAAAAGCCAGATACAACAAAGCGCCGCCAGCCTGAACAATGCCAAGCTTTTCCTGTCATATACGGTAATTACAGCTCCTTATGACGGTTGGGTAGGCAAAAAAACGATTCAGGAAGGACAATTGATCAAAGAAGGCCAGGCCCTGGTACAAATTGTCAGCAAAGAAAAATGGATTATTGCCAATTACAAAGAAACCCAACTTGGACAAATTGATCCCAAACAGGAAGTAACAATTACGGCAGATGCCTATCCTGATATTGAATTTAAAGGAAAAATTGTTTCTGTTTCCCCGGCATCCGGTTCTCAATTTTCCCTTGTGAAACCTGATAATGCAACCGGGAACTTTGTAAAAATAGAGCAAAGATTTCCTGTAAAAATTATTCTTGATAATAATAAAGAGAACGAAAAATTACTCTCCGGAATGAATGTTCTGGTGAGTGCGAAAAAAATATAA
- a CDS encoding MFS transporter: MQHNTVYHKWLPQWLKLPLLILALFPHIMLLSLLHSNSAFTSSFMDVDSDDIQYLMMLMYGTFVVTLLVLQRFMSYFSVKYYVLLMSSVSVILLYILSVTNDYHVILVIRFLEGFFGLLEGAVFLPLIIAELKTKHAKVIAYLFMYALMLTGGTVTTTLLKSSIQDYDFQHMILMMAYFHVFVLILGFVIFNKNRFFPKKPLYQMDIPSWFLLWVCLQSGAYAIVYGKRLMWFESDTIIICIFIFLISGGLFMLKQRNSKRPLFHYEIFSSKNVIAGMILFFIFYLIRSGLNNVYGIMATVWRWPWDYIVNIQYWNVAGTLIGVLLSGICLVRGISSRIVFFTGFLLLAIDCAWFTYTFYPDTTLATICPPLFLQGVAQGLLFTPLVFFLISGMPEEFVANASAMGTTTRFWATAIGYALMQNLMLFLTLKHSDTLSFNLTATNPVFYTQWNQVFGTHISKLPVNESLSVTAGTFKAKITAQSILLSNMEIFTGLFWLALITALLLLLYHPVKIAVRNIM, translated from the coding sequence ATGCAGCACAATACAGTTTATCATAAATGGTTACCGCAATGGTTAAAATTGCCTCTTCTTATCCTGGCATTATTCCCTCACATCATGTTGTTGTCATTGCTGCATTCCAATAGTGCTTTCACCTCTTCTTTTATGGATGTGGATTCAGATGACATTCAATATCTGATGATGCTGATGTATGGAACATTCGTAGTCACTCTTTTGGTTTTACAGCGGTTTATGTCGTATTTCAGTGTGAAGTATTATGTACTGCTTATGTCTTCCGTTTCTGTGATCCTTCTTTATATCTTATCTGTCACCAATGATTATCATGTCATTCTGGTAATCCGCTTTTTAGAAGGCTTTTTTGGATTGCTGGAAGGGGCTGTTTTCCTTCCATTAATCATCGCTGAATTAAAAACAAAACATGCAAAGGTTATCGCTTACCTTTTCATGTATGCTCTTATGCTGACAGGGGGAACTGTAACGACTACCCTGCTTAAATCAAGCATCCAGGATTATGATTTTCAGCATATGATTTTAATGATGGCTTACTTTCATGTTTTCGTTTTGATTCTGGGCTTTGTTATTTTCAACAAGAACCGTTTCTTCCCCAAAAAACCGTTATACCAAATGGATATCCCAAGCTGGTTTTTGCTTTGGGTTTGCCTCCAGTCCGGGGCATATGCTATTGTGTATGGAAAGAGATTGATGTGGTTTGAATCTGATACCATCATTATTTGCATTTTTATATTCCTGATTTCCGGCGGTTTATTCATGTTGAAACAAAGGAATTCAAAACGTCCTTTATTTCATTATGAAATTTTCAGTTCAAAAAATGTGATTGCAGGAATGATCTTGTTTTTCATTTTCTATCTCATTCGTTCAGGGCTAAATAATGTATACGGCATTATGGCAACAGTATGGAGATGGCCGTGGGATTATATTGTTAACATCCAGTACTGGAATGTGGCAGGAACACTCATTGGAGTTCTTTTATCAGGAATTTGCCTGGTTCGTGGCATTTCATCCAGGATTGTATTCTTTACAGGTTTTCTCCTGCTCGCAATAGACTGTGCATGGTTTACCTACACCTTTTACCCTGACACCACCTTAGCAACTATCTGCCCGCCGCTGTTCCTACAGGGGGTAGCACAAGGATTGTTATTTACTCCTTTGGTATTCTTTCTGATTTCAGGAATGCCGGAAGAATTTGTAGCTAATGCCAGTGCAATGGGAACCACTACCCGCTTCTGGGCCACAGCCATTGGGTATGCCTTAATGCAAAACCTGATGTTATTTCTGACATTAAAGCATTCCGATACCTTAAGTTTTAATCTTACAGCTACCAATCCTGTTTTTTATACGCAGTGGAACCAGGTTTTTGGAACCCATATTTCAAAACTTCCCGTTAATGAATCGTTATCAGTGACTGCAGGAACTTTTAAAGCAAAAATTACAGCACAATCCATTCTTCTTTCCAATATGGAAATTTTCACAGGATTATTCTGGCTGGCTTTGATTACAGCCCTTCTTTTGCTGCTTTACCATCCGGTAAAGATAGCAGTGAGAAATATTATGTAA
- a CDS encoding aldehyde dehydrogenase, with protein sequence MLVFHYKTTKSDRMEIEKILLRQRDFFMTQQTKSLAFRKMYLEKLRNLIISNENVLYEAIHKDFGKSRFDTFTTEISFILNDIDYYIKNLKSLAKPEKVRTNLVNQLGKSKIYSEPLGCTLIIGAWNYPYQLSLSPMIAAIAAGNCCIVKPSEIAENTMKAISSIINQNFPSEYLYVYEGGINETTALLKLKFDKIFFTGSTRVGKIVYKAAAEHLTPVVLELGGKSPAIVTKDASLEIAARRIVWGKFLNAGQTCVAPDYLLIEEPVQEQFLEMLRKYIKEFRYESGAEQYTRIINHSHYQRLTHLIDRNKIYCGGNFNKEQLYIEPTILSDVNWNDEVMQEEIFGPILPVITFQSYNAALNSIMELEKPLAAYLFTNNAEEKDLFTKKLSFGGGCINDTVMHLSNDHLPFGGVGSSGFGSYHGKYGFAAFSHQKAILEKRTWGEPDIKYPPYSEKKLSWIKKLM encoded by the coding sequence TTGCTTGTTTTTCACTACAAAACCACAAAAAGCGATCGTATGGAAATTGAAAAAATTTTACTGCGCCAAAGAGATTTTTTTATGACGCAGCAGACCAAAAGTCTTGCTTTTAGAAAAATGTACCTTGAGAAGCTTCGGAATCTTATTATTTCCAATGAAAATGTACTCTATGAAGCCATCCATAAAGACTTTGGCAAATCCAGATTTGATACTTTCACTACAGAGATTTCCTTTATTCTGAATGATATTGATTATTATATAAAAAATTTAAAATCTCTTGCCAAACCTGAAAAAGTTAGAACAAACCTTGTTAATCAACTTGGGAAAAGTAAAATTTATTCCGAACCCCTTGGCTGTACTTTAATCATCGGAGCCTGGAACTATCCCTACCAGCTCTCATTATCCCCTATGATAGCAGCCATTGCAGCGGGTAATTGTTGCATTGTGAAACCCAGTGAAATTGCTGAAAATACCATGAAGGCAATATCTTCCATAATCAACCAGAATTTTCCTTCCGAATACCTCTATGTTTACGAAGGTGGAATTAATGAAACTACAGCGCTCTTGAAGCTGAAGTTTGATAAAATATTCTTCACCGGAAGTACCCGTGTCGGGAAAATTGTCTACAAGGCCGCTGCCGAACACCTGACCCCCGTAGTGCTTGAATTGGGTGGCAAGTCTCCTGCTATTGTAACGAAGGATGCTTCCCTTGAAATAGCCGCCAGGAGAATTGTCTGGGGCAAATTTTTAAACGCCGGACAAACCTGCGTAGCTCCCGATTACCTTTTGATTGAAGAACCTGTGCAGGAACAGTTTCTGGAAATGCTGAGAAAATACATCAAAGAGTTCCGGTACGAATCCGGGGCTGAACAATACACCAGGATTATTAACCATAGCCATTATCAACGGCTGACCCACCTTATTGACAGAAATAAAATCTATTGCGGCGGAAATTTCAATAAGGAACAGCTTTACATAGAACCTACAATTCTGAGTGATGTGAACTGGAATGATGAAGTCATGCAGGAAGAAATTTTTGGACCGATTCTTCCCGTTATTACTTTCCAAAGTTATAATGCAGCACTGAATTCCATCATGGAACTTGAAAAGCCATTGGCAGCATATCTTTTCACCAATAATGCTGAAGAAAAAGACCTGTTCACCAAAAAATTGTCATTCGGAGGAGGCTGTATCAATGATACTGTAATGCATCTGAGTAATGATCATCTACCGTTTGGAGGAGTAGGAAGCTCAGGTTTTGGAAGTTATCATGGAAAATATGGCTTTGCGGCCTTCTCACACCAAAAAGCCATTTTGGAAAAAAGAACATGGGGCGAACCTGATATTAAATATCCACCTTATTCTGAGAAAAAATTAAGCTGGATTAAAAAATTAATGTAA
- a CDS encoding thioredoxin family protein translates to MKKLICIAFLGLSVLGFSQATNKPKEERKGDNTLLVKTDHAELEAKKKAAEEKAKLPKPYNPKADAEADIKKLVAQAKKEGKNIMIQAGGNWCGWCLRFNNFVQTTPELKEVVDKNYLYYHLNDSPENKNEKVLSRYGKPGEKYGYPVFIVLDTNGKMIHVQDSKPLEEGNGYDLSRVKEFFETWKTKK, encoded by the coding sequence ATGAAAAAACTGATATGTATAGCTTTCCTGGGATTAAGTGTACTTGGCTTTTCCCAGGCTACCAATAAACCAAAGGAGGAAAGGAAAGGGGATAATACCCTTTTGGTAAAAACGGATCATGCAGAACTGGAAGCAAAGAAAAAAGCAGCTGAAGAAAAAGCGAAGCTTCCTAAACCTTATAATCCAAAGGCTGATGCTGAAGCAGATATTAAAAAGCTGGTTGCTCAGGCGAAAAAGGAAGGTAAGAATATTATGATTCAGGCCGGCGGAAACTGGTGTGGATGGTGCCTTCGTTTTAATAACTTTGTACAAACAACTCCTGAACTGAAGGAAGTTGTAGATAAAAATTACCTTTATTATCATTTGAATGATTCTCCTGAAAATAAAAATGAAAAAGTCCTATCAAGATATGGGAAGCCCGGGGAAAAATATGGATATCCGGTTTTCATTGTTTTAGATACAAATGGTAAAATGATTCATGTTCAGGATAGTAAACCATTAGAAGAAGGAAATGGTTATGATTTATCCAGAGTAAAAGAATTTTTTGAAACTTGGAAAACTAAAAAGTAG